Proteins encoded in a region of the Podospora pseudopauciseta strain CBS 411.78 chromosome 6, whole genome shotgun sequence genome:
- the CTK2 gene encoding RNA polymerase II C-terminal domain kinase beta subunit (COG:D; EggNog:ENOG503NXPS), translating into MAPSAANPTAPATNGQSAAPADDVPIGPVTGLSELATQYISEQTLQQRLKAIAYEEAKDDHYRIRGVQLIDNVREALQLPIKTFDTAAIYYHRFRIRFPSSEYNYEDVALAALFVACKSEDTIKKSRDILCAAHNLRSPHDKKTPDDKHFDAPSKFTIGLERHILETIGFDFRAPYPQKLLIKMAKKLVPEGEHNMKFPRGEWSTLTSSEKLLHTAYDMSIDIYKTFVPIKQTALTMVLSIVRLTAMLMEQSLEPPRFKTKVASRTQEACVYETMLDLMDLYTTHPRSTKVGLNYELQHLMDVKIEINKRMTAEGFQRYNAMCKKCTDQPDNRSVTPGSVTSPATNISGTGGTSVKRKRANSEGTLRFVFDAGAARQERNLAATYFNDEYEEYEVEVEEEIKVPPTDPRHNAGGGRGSHHGHHGGHHNNRHDYGYHNRGGRHPYHDNRHRGNRRGGAGMN; encoded by the exons ATGGCACCATCCGCGGCGAACCCGACGGCTCCGGCCACTAACGGACAGTCCGCCGCCCCCGCCGACGATGTTCCGATAGGACCTGTCACCGGCCTGTCTGAGTTGGCCACCCAGTACATCTCGGAGCAGACACTACAACAGAGGCTTAAGGCCATAGCGTACGAAGAGGCAAAGGACGACCATTATAGGATAAGAGGCGTCCAATTGATTGACAACGTCCGCGAGGCACTGCAATT ACCCATCAAGACATTCGATACCGCAGCGATATACTACCACCGATTTCGGATCAGGTTTCCAAGTAGCGAATACAACTATGAAGATGTTGCACTTGCCGCTTTGTTTGTGGCCTGCAAGTCTGAGGATACCATCAAAAAGTCACGAGATATTCTCTGCGCTGCCCATAACCTACGGTCACCCCACGACAAGAAGACACCCGATGACAAG CATTTTGACGCCCCCTCCAAGTTCACGATAGGACTTGAACGCCACATTCTCGAAACCATCGGATTCGACTTTCGAGCGCCATACCCGCAGAAGTTGTTGATCAagatggccaagaagctggTACCGGAAGGGGAGCACAACATGAAGTTTCCACGGGGAGAATGGAGTACACTCACTTCATCGGAAAAACTACTACATACGGCCTACGACATGTCCATTGACATTTACAAGACCTTCGTGCCCATCAAGCAGACAGCCCTCACCATGGTGTTGTCTATTGTGAGACTCACGGCCATGTTGATGGAACAAAGCTTGGAGCCGCCGAGGTTCAAAACGAAGGTGGCATCGCGTACGCAAGAAGCGTGTGTGTATGAGACGATGTTGGATCTTATGGATCTgtacaccacccacccacgTTCCACCAAGGTCGGACTCAACTACGAGCTTCAGCACCTGATGGATGTCAAGATCGAGATCAACAAGAGAATGACAGCCGAAGGCTTTCAGCGATACAACGCCATGTGCAAAAAGTGCACCGATCAACCTGACAACCGTTCTGTCACGCCGGGGTCCGTAACCTCGCCAGCAACCAACATCTCCGGGACCGGGGGGACCTCAGTTAAGCGCAAGAGGGCGAACAGCGAAGGCACCCTGCGCTTCGTGTTTGACGCGGGAGCTGCCCGCCAGGAACGAAATCTGGCTGCGACATATTTCAACGACGAATACGAGGAGtacgaggtggaggtggaagaagagaTCAAGGTCCCACCAACTGACCCCCGGCATAACGCGGGCGGTGGACGGGGCAGCCATCACGGCCACCACGGTGGCCACCACAACAATCGACACGACTACGGCTACCACAACAGAGGCGGTAGGCACCCATATCACGATAACCGACACAGGGGCAACCGGCGAGGAGGCGCTGGGATGAACTAG
- a CDS encoding hypothetical protein (COG:S; EggNog:ENOG503PEFR) → MVASDGAGPGPSTVAVEREAAPPASGITGLTGGEGEEEGGRGGGGGGGGSSTGTKKWATEEDFSKHREIITQLYHRETLSQLMQTMEVRYGFLATNKMYRARFKRWGLGKRKRSDSALANRPRKPKLKQPVPMPMPMRPAAEDASQHAQPEPEPELQEDDVEEIIPSHHHEQHAVPYVQRRRGLLPVNGKWIDLSLMTDNERRYLLRQHKSRKQTASSPPSTSTALSLSRSPSPRNLQAPDTLQSTENMYRAVRDYFTASFTSNRWSFLEDTTSPEQARNDKAVMATHTGVRRGFEIWRRLMTAVRLFHDTSHPDNRAQSIKVIRITFAELTSTLSSGRESPLLFFWVMHALTLFRSIPDPNFQRLETYLLKHLFELTETVRLQNGAIPHPTAQLWKVLYSNGKSLLFSPPSSPSPDNDDKSPLINHTHLSSLISLAVSLFSSHYSPLHKRTIELSNLSIFTSLPPHHPSSSTLLTPKFHSLFTRVTSSLPDVFDGREMDVRAWLASHYFTLGDLTSASSLLEPILLDPIKLKEVNKVQEASESFNLLYGSIKMAMGDVRAAEGILRQVIKRGRISWKEHGEDVHLSDGLLALDQCLRVQGRTKEADEVIKEHRQLLREALMRRGEEDT, encoded by the exons ATGGTGGCAAGCGACGGAGCCGGCCCCGGGCCTTCAACCGTGGCAGTCGAACGGGAAGCTGCACCACCGGCTAGCGGCATCACAGGCCTGacaggaggagaaggagaagaagaaggaggaagaggaggaggaggaggaggaggaggcagtaGTACCGGAACGAAGAAATGGGCGACCGAGGAGGACTTCAGCAAGCACAGGGAAATAATCACCCAGCTTTACCATCGTGAAACCCTGTCGCAGCTGATGCAGACGATGGAGGTTCGATATGGCTTCCTTGCCAC GAACAAAATGTACAGAGCACGATTTAAACGATGGGGCCTCGGGAAACGTAAGAGATCGGACAGCGCTTTGGCTAACAGGCCAAGGAAGCCGAAGCTGAAGCAACCCgtgccgatgccgatgccgatgcgGCCCGCAGCAGAAGACGCCAGTCAGCATGCCCAACCCGAACCCGAACCCGAACTTcaggaagatgatgtcgaggagaTTATTCCATCGCACCATCATGAACAGCATGCTGTCCCTTATGTACAGCGACGGAGAGGTTTATTGCCAGTAAACGGCAAATGGATCGATTTGTCGCTCATGACGGACAACGAACGACGGTACCTCCTCCGACAACACAAATCCCGAAAGCAAACCGCCAgctcccccccatccacctccaccgccttgtCTCTCTCCCgatcaccctcccctcgaAACCTCCAGGCACCCGACACCCTCCAGTCAACCGAGAACATGTACCGCGCCGTGAGGGATTACTTCACGGCATCCTTCACCTCCAACCGCTGGTCCTTCCTCGAAGACACCACCTCACCAGAGCAAGCCCGCAACGACAAAGCCGTGATGGCAACGCACACCGGCGTCCGCCGCGGCTTCGAGATCTGGCGCCGGCTGATGACCGCCGTCCGTCTGTTCCACgacacctcccaccccgacAACCGCGCCCAGTCAATAAAAGTAATCCGCATCACCTTCGCCGAgctcacctccaccctctccagcGGTCGAgaatcccccctcctcttcttctgggtAATGCacgccctcaccctcttccgcTCCATCCCCGACCCAAACTTCCAACGGCTGGAAACCTacctcctcaaacacctcTTCGAACTGACCGAAACCGTCCGCCTCCAAAACGGcgccatcccccaccccaccgCCCAGCTCTGGAAAGTCCTCTACTCCAACGGGAAATCCCTCCTGTTttcgcccccctcctcaccatcaccagacAACGATGACAAGTCCCCCCTAATCAACcacacccacctctcctccctcatctccctcgccgtctcCCTTTTTTCCTCCCACTattcccccctccacaaaaGAACAATAGAACtgtccaacctctccatcttcacctccctccccccccaccatccctcctcctccaccctcctcacccccaaatTCCACTCCCTTTTTACTCGGgtaacctcctccctccctgACGTGTTCGACGGCAGGGAAATGGACGTCCGCGCCTGGCTGGCATCCCATTACTTCACCCTAGGCGACCTAACCTCCGCCTCTTCCCTCCTCGagcccatcctcctcgatcCGATAAAACTAAAAGAGGTCAACAAAGTCCAGGAGGCCTCCGAGTCGTTCAATCTCTTGTACGGCTCCATAAAAATGGCCATGGGGGATGTACGAGCTGCCGAGGGAATCCTCCGACAGGTGATAAAACGGGGCCGCATAAGCTGGAAAGAGCACGGGGAGGACGTCCACCTTTCCGATGGGCTCCTCGCGCTTGATCAATGCCTCAGGGTGCAGGGACGGACAaaggaggcggatgaggtGATAAAGGAGCATAGGCAACTGCTGAGGGAAGCGTTGATGAggcggggagaggaggatacTTGA
- a CDS encoding hypothetical protein (EggNog:ENOG503P0GF; COG:G) encodes MGSTTTTTPDIRLSTDLISHLQKAIPQDGTRDSLLSSVIPSLLKSVAEIARDLQSSHHVSAAGTSNIFGDDQLNVDVQAEAHIRQAITSCPTIVTASSEEDPVERPVVHTSSSSSSSSSSSSSCHEKYTLAFDPLDGSSIIPSNWTVGAIIGLWDGPSALNTPPSKSQFLSILGVFGPRTTAIIAIRLLSSLPSICLEAGLDNLTQTWELTRPALSLSAPNPKTKYFSPANLRSASDIPQYAGLVSQYIAQAYTLRYSGGLVPDIVHGLVKGHGVYLSPVSGRHGAKLRRLYELCPVALVVECAGGEAVEFERGGRRILEREVRETDERGGVVCGSGEAVAEAVGRLFA; translated from the exons AtgggcagcaccaccaccaccacccccgacaTTCGCCTGTCGACAGACCTAATCTCCCATCTCCAAAAAGCCATCCCTCAAGACGGAACCCGTGACTCCCTCCTCAGCTCCGTCATCCCTTCTCTTCTGAAGAGCGTGGCCGAGATCGCCAGAGACCTACAAAGCTCTCACCACGTCTCCGCAGCCGGCACCTCCAACATCTTTGGTGATGACC AACTCAACGTCGACGTCCAAGCCGAAGCCCACATCCGCCAAGCCATCACCTCCTGTCCCACCATCGTCACCGCCTCCAGCGAAGAAGACCCGGTCGAACGCCCCGTTGTccacacctcctcctcctcttcctcctcttcctcctcctcttcctcatgcCACGAAAAATACACCCTCGCCTTCGACCCCCTAGACGGCAGCTCCATCATCCCCTCCAACTGGACGGTCGGCGCCATCATCGGCCTCTGGGACGGCCCCTCAGCCCTCAacacacccccctccaaatcccaaTTCCTCTCCATCCTAGGCGTCTTCGGCCCCCGCACAAcagccatcatcgccatccgGCTCCTGTCTTCCCTTCCATCAATCTGCCTAGAAGCAGGCCTTGACAACCTAACCCAAACATGGGAACTCACCCGCCCTGCTTTGTCTCTCTCGGCCCCGAACCCAAAGACAAAATACTTTTCTCCGGCCAATCTGAGGTCGGCGTCGGATATACCACAGTATGCCGGCTTGGTGAGCCAGTATATCGCCCAGGCGTACACGTTGAGGTActcgggggggttggtgccggACATTGTCCACGGGTTGGTCAAGGGGCATGGGGTTTACTTGTCGCCGGTGAGCGGGAGGCACGGAGCCAAGTTGAGGCGGCTGTATGAGCTTTGTCCTGTCGCGCTGGTGGTCGAGTGcgcgggaggggaggcggtggagtttgaaaggggggggaggcggattttggagagggaggtcaGGGAGACGGatgagagggggggtgttgtttgCGGGAGCGGGGAGGCTGTTGCGGAGGCGGTGGGTAGACTGTTTGCCTGA
- a CDS encoding hypothetical protein (COG:S; EggNog:ENOG503PEMP) yields the protein MPPKTLLLQTLPPILLNLATLILCCLVIFSGFNNSLTSIHWLKTDNTAISLPTPLPSSGPLKDLSTLTGTDYLSPSSSPLPEHATLHLLTECSLTPHINNLLPPRHQLLPSRTHNSILFKDSLRSYTRSARFIEWSFIVGVICALSAPVESYFSPLLASITCGFGMVFLGAGTITGAVIYKRLSDAINDVFGGFGIAAKNGGWPVALGLVAAGLFGGACGGYVIAYRRQKGKGWKMGGGSERGVEGGEVDVPLVGGYEKQSNGGQRQQQRQQQQQQQQQQQQGVVMGDRDVERRMEDDWAAPDEYSGRRGDGNNTKRSSNVPLVSMGAGGNNRQTRDLNTAYEPYSRQQF from the exons atgccccccaaaaccctcctcctccaaacccttccccccatcctcctcaacctcgccaccctcatcctctgctGCTTGGTGATCTTTTCCGGCTTCAacaactccctcacctccatcCACTGGCTCAAG ACCGACAACACagccatctccctccccacccccctcccctcctcggGCCCCCTAAAAGACCTCTCAACCCTAACCGGAACCGACTacctttccccttcctcctcccccctcccagagCATgcaaccctccacctcctgaCGGAAtgctccctcaccccccacatcaacaacctgcTCCCCCCCCGACATCAACTTCTG CCCTCCCGCACCCACAACTCCATCCTCTTCAAGGACTCTCTCCGTTCCTACACCCGCTCGGCACGCTTCATCGAGTGGTCTTTCATCGTGGGTGTGATCTGCGCTCTTTCCGCCCCGGTGGAGAGCTACTTCTCCCCATTGCTGGCAAGTATAACATGCGGGTTTGGGATGGTGTTCCTTGGCGCAGGGACGATAACAGGCGCCGTGATTTACAAGCGACTTTCCGACGCGATCAATGATGTCTTTGGCGGGTTTGGGATCGCGGCCAAGAACGGGGGCTGGCCGGtggcgttggggttggtggcggctgggttgtttgggggggCGTGTGGGGGGTATGTGATTGCTTACAGGAGgcagaaggggaaggggtggaagatgggggggggTAGTGAaaggggtgttgaggggggagaggtggatgTGCCGCTTGTGGGTGGTTACGAGAAGCAGAGTAATGGTGGGCagcgacagcagcagcgacagcagcagcagcagcagcagcagcagcagcagcaaggggtggtgatgggggataGGGATGTGGAacggaggatggaggatgaCTGGGCGGCGCCGGATGAGTATtccgggaggaggggggatgggaataACACGAAACGGAGTAGTAACGTCCCGCTTGTGTCgatgggggcgggggggaatAACAGACAGACGAGGGATTTGAACACGGCGTATGAGCCGTACAGCCGTCAGCAGTTTTGa